A single region of the Aquarana catesbeiana isolate 2022-GZ linkage group LG07, ASM4218655v1, whole genome shotgun sequence genome encodes:
- the LOC141102973 gene encoding E3 SUMO-protein ligase ZBED1-like codes for MAEGDQKDREIKNAPSFLKANIWAHFGFYEHEQTNGKLELDKSYTVCKACHTKIKYLGNTTNMRNHASRFHSEMLLTPATTTTTNAAKSIDRAQPRIDAILSTLPPNSEKGKRITKAVAAFIAKDLRPYSVVENTGFCYLLKTIEPRYKIPSRSHFTENVIPALYHETKAQIIASMSQASRVAITCDSWTSVTTESYVTITAHYVKEWKILSHVLQTRAIYESHTGAHLAELLSRVVEEWQLSDKSVVLVTDNASNMIVAAQVGKFPHVKCFAHTLNLASQRALKVATLSRLLGRVRRISTFFHRSTRASHCLKEKQKCLGLKNHKLITDVPTRWNSAYDMVERFLEQQPAVCATLLSPEVRRGESDLCTLNETDVSNAEDAVRALKPMKDATMLMSEERNPTVSLIAPLNAQLLQSMTDTIGDTPMIHEIKNAIRTDLQKRYSSEAEKKILHTASALDPRFKGLPFILTEEERLEIYKGVTEEAASLEITSRRTHEEEDQVPLPRRKETLEEEESSPVEDNHSPSPPKRKARSLLMSLLGQSFTDTEGTIEPKTPYAKAEEEMEKYCKAPPLPLTEDPLNWWCEHEVIFPLLSQLSKQYLCIPGTSVSAERVFSTAGDVVTAKRSALKPEHVDQLVFLQKNLHIPKS; via the exons aatatctagggaatACTACTAATATGAGAAACCACGCTAGCCGTTTTCACTCAGAGATGCTGCTAAcacctgccaccaccaccaccaccaatgccgCCAAGTCAATAGACCGAGCTCAGCCAAGAATTGATGCAATACTCTCAACTTTGCCGCCCAACTCTGAAAAGGGGAAGAGAATAACAAAAGCTGTAGCAGCTTTCATAGCTAAGGACCTTCGCCCTTACTCTGTTGTGGAGAACACTGGGTTTTGCTACCTGTTGAAGACGATAGAGCCGCGTTACAAGATCCCATCACgaagtcactttacagaaaatgttatacctgcactctaccacgaaaCTAAAGCTCAGATAATTGCGTCAATGAGCCAAGCAAGTCGAGTCGCAATAACGTGTGATTCATGGACTTCAGTCACGACAGAGTCTTATGTTACAATAACAGCACATTACGTTAAGGAGTGGAAGATCTTGTCGCATGTGCTGCAAACGAGAGCCATTTATGagtctcacacaggtgctcatcTGGCAGAGCTACTGTCTCGTGTTGTGGAAGAATGGCAACTGTCCGATAAATCTGTAGTGCTTGTGACCGACAACGCGTCAAACATGATTGTTGCAGCTCAAGTTGGCAAATTTCCCCATGTGAAATGCTTCGCCCATACACTAAACCTTGCATCCCAGCGAGCGCTGAAAGTGGCCACACTCTCCAGGCTTCTTGGCAGAGTGCGACGGATATCCACATTCTTTCACCGCAGCACTAGAGCAAGCCACTGTCTAAAAGAGAAACAGAAATGTCTTGGCCTGAAGAATCATAAGCTGATAACTGATGTGCCAACAAGATGGAACAGCGCATATGACATGGTCGAGAGGTTCTTAGAACAACAACCTGCAGTCTGTGCCACCTTGCTGTCTCCAGAAGTCAGAAGAGGAGAGTCCGATCTCTGCACTCTCAATGAAACAGATGTGTCAAATGCAGAGGATGCTGTGCGTGCATTAAAGCCAATGAAGGATGCAACCATGCTGATGTCAGAAGAGCGCAATCCAACAGTTTCTCTCATTGCCCCTCTAAATGCACAACTCctccagagcatgacagacacCATAGGAGACACACCCATGATCCATGAGATCAAGAATGCCATCAGAACAGATCTTCAGAAGAGGTACAGCAGTGAGGCAGAGAAGAAGATCCTACATACAGCCTCTGCACTGGATCCTCGCTTTAAGGGACTGCCTTTTATCCTCACAGAGGAGGAGAGATTGGAGATATACAAAGGAGTGACTGAGGAGGCTGCATCCTTGGAG ATTACATCTAGGAGGACACATGAGGAGGAGGATCAAGTGCCACTGCCAAGAAGAAAAGAAACTCTGGAAGAAGAAGAAAGTTCACCCGTCGAGGAcaaccattctccatctcctcccaaAAGAAAGGCCAGATCGCTGCTCATGAGTTTGCTGGGACAGTCTTTCACTGACACTGAAGGTACAATAGAACCTAAGACCCCCTATGCCAAGGCTGAAGAGGAAATGGAAAAATATTGTAAAGCCCCACCTCTGCCTCTCACTGAGGACCCTTTGAACTGGTGGTGTGAGCATGAGGTCATATTTCCCCTCCTTTCCCAGCTGTCAAAGCAATACTTGTGTATCCCAGGCACAAGCGTGTCTGCAGAGCgggttttctccactgcaggagatGTAGTAACTGCAAAAAGAAGCGCACTCAAACCAGAGCATGTGGATCAACTAGTGTTCTTACAGAAAAATCTACACATTCCCAAATCCTGA